ACTGTGGAGTTTCTTTTCCACCAGGGCGCTCAGGTGTGCGCCGTTGCCTCCGCTGAACCATAGGACCTGCGGCTTCTGACCCTTGAGGGCGGCCCGACTCTCCCGGCTCACTTCGATGCTCTGCCAGTGGCTGCGCGATTGCAGCAGGGGCTGATGAATCATGCCCGCGCCGACGGTGGCGTTGCTGAGCCGGTCGATGAGAATGAAGCTGCCGGTGGCGCGATTCTGCCGGTATGAGTCAAAGGAAATCGGTTTGGCGGTGCTCAGGCCGCACACGCCGATCTCGTTGAGGCCGAGTTTGCCGCCGGGTTCCTGCTGCAGCGTGTTGACGTTGACCTTGAATTTGAGATCGACGACCTGCGCCGGCGTGGTTGAGGAACCCGCCTTGAGCAGATAACTGCGCCCCGCCACCAGCGCGTCCTCGTGCAGCCATACCAGCTTGGCTTCGAAATGGTCGGCATGGTAGGGCGCCTCTGCAACGGCGGACAGGGTGTCGCCGCGGCTGATGTCGATCTCGTCGGCAAGCGTCAGGGTGACCGCCTGGCCCGCCACGGCGCGCGGCAGGTCGCCGTCGAAGGTGACGATGCGCGCCACGCGGCTCTTCTGCCCCGAGGAGGTCACCACCACCTCGTCGCCGGGATGGATGGTGCCCGCTGCTATTGTACCGCAGAAACCGCGGAAATCGAGGTTGGGGCGATTGACCCACTGCACGCGCATGCGAAAGGGCTTGCCCTGGGCGTTGTCGGCGACCTGCACGTTTTCCAGATATTCCAGCAGCTGCGGCCCCTGGTACCAGGGAGTGGCGGCGCTGGGCGTGATGACGTTGTCGCCGTTGAGGGCGGAGATGGGGATCGGGCGGATTTCCTCGAATCCCAGGGAGGCGGAGAAATTGCGGTAATCGCGCAGAATCTCGTTGAAGCGCTCCTCGCTGTAGTCGACCAGATCCATCTTGTTGATGGCCAGCACTACGTGGCGGATGCCCACCAGCGACGCCAGGTAGCTGTGGCGGCGGGTCTGGGTGAGCACGCCCTTGCGTGCATCGATGAGAATAATGGCGACTTGGGCCGTCGAGGCGCCGGTGACCATGTTGCGTGTGTACTGCTCGTGTCCGGGCGTGTCGGCGACGATGAATTTGCGCTTGTCTGTGGAGAAAAAGCGGTAGGCCACGTCGATGGTGATGCCCTGCTCGCGCTCGGCCTGCAGCCCGTCGAGGAGCAGGGCGTAATCGATGTTTTCGCCCTGGGTGCCCACGCGGCGGCTGTCGGCTTCCAGGCTGGCCAGCTGATCCTCGAAGACCATTTTCGAGTCCCACAGCAGCCGGCCGATGAGAGTGCTCTTGCCGTCATCGACGCTGCCGCAGGTGATGAAGCGCAGCATGCCTTTTTCTTCCTGCTGTTTGAGGTAGGCGTGAATGTCGTCGGCGATGAGATCGGATTGATGGGCCATCAGAAATATCCTTCCTGCTTCTTCTTTTCCATGGAGCCGGCCGAGTCGTGGTCGATGACCCGTCCCTGGCGTTCGGAGGTGCGGGTGAGCAGCATCTCCTGGATAATTTCGGGCAGGGTGGCGGCGGTTGATTCCACCGCGGCGGTCAGGGGATAGCAGCCCAGGGTGCGAAAGCGCACCGATTTGGTCTGTACCTGCTCGCCGGGTTTAAGTTCGAGCCGCGCGTCATCGACCAGGATAAGCATGCCGTCGCGCTCCACCACCGGTCGTTGCTTGGCGAAATAGAGGGGTACGATGGGAATGTTCTCTAAATAGATGTATTGCCAGATGTCGAGTTCCGTCCAGTTGGACAGGGGAAAGGCGCGGATGCTCTCGCCCTGGCGCACCCGGGCGTTGTAGATGTTCCACAGCTCGGGGCGCTGGTTCTTGGGGTCCCAGCGGTGGCTTTCGCTGCGAAAGGAAAAGATGCGCTCCTTGGCGCGGGATTTCTCCTCGTCGCGGCGCGCGCCGCCGAAGGCCGCGTCGAATTTGTATTTATCGAGGGCCTGCTTGAGAGCCTCGGTTTTCATCACGTCGGTGTGCACCGCCGAGCCGTGGCTGAAGGGGCCGACACCCTGGCGCACACCTTCTTCATTGATATGCACAAGCAGATCGAAGCCGCCCTCATGCGCCATGCGGTCGCGAAATTCGATCATCTCGCGAAATTTCCAGGTGGTATCCACGTGCAGCAGGGGAAAGGGCGGGCGCGAAGGAAAAAAGGCCTTGCGCGCCAGATGCAGCATGACCGCAGAATCCTTGCCGATGGAATAGAGCATCACCGGATTCTCAAACTCGGCGGCGACTTCGCGCATGATGTGAATGCTCTCGGCTTCGAGCTGTTTCAGATGGGTCAACATGAATCCTCCAAATCGGTGCTTTGTAGGGGCGACCCGCTGGGTCGCCCAGGGCGAGGCAGCGCCTCGCCCCTACCGGCGGTGCAGGCCGCATTCCTTGTGCTCGGGGTTTTCCCACCACCAGCGTCCGGCGCGTTCGTCCTCGCCGGGTTGTACGGCGCGGGTGCAGGGAGCGCAG
The window above is part of the Geoalkalibacter ferrihydriticus DSM 17813 genome. Proteins encoded here:
- the cysN gene encoding sulfate adenylyltransferase subunit CysN, whose translation is MAHQSDLIADDIHAYLKQQEEKGMLRFITCGSVDDGKSTLIGRLLWDSKMVFEDQLASLEADSRRVGTQGENIDYALLLDGLQAEREQGITIDVAYRFFSTDKRKFIVADTPGHEQYTRNMVTGASTAQVAIILIDARKGVLTQTRRHSYLASLVGIRHVVLAINKMDLVDYSEERFNEILRDYRNFSASLGFEEIRPIPISALNGDNVITPSAATPWYQGPQLLEYLENVQVADNAQGKPFRMRVQWVNRPNLDFRGFCGTIAAGTIHPGDEVVVTSSGQKSRVARIVTFDGDLPRAVAGQAVTLTLADEIDISRGDTLSAVAEAPYHADHFEAKLVWLHEDALVAGRSYLLKAGSSTTPAQVVDLKFKVNVNTLQQEPGGKLGLNEIGVCGLSTAKPISFDSYRQNRATGSFILIDRLSNATVGAGMIHQPLLQSRSHWQSIEVSRESRAALKGQKPQVLWFSGGNGAHLSALVEKKLHSLGRHSMRLVNQGQEPAELAATARILLDAGLIVLVDGSDAAQVRTRFGEGEFTEICLASPDFPATDQAELVLADNQGAPADLTEGIVKKLDL
- the cysD gene encoding sulfate adenylyltransferase subunit CysD encodes the protein MLTHLKQLEAESIHIMREVAAEFENPVMLYSIGKDSAVMLHLARKAFFPSRPPFPLLHVDTTWKFREMIEFRDRMAHEGGFDLLVHINEEGVRQGVGPFSHGSAVHTDVMKTEALKQALDKYKFDAAFGGARRDEEKSRAKERIFSFRSESHRWDPKNQRPELWNIYNARVRQGESIRAFPLSNWTELDIWQYIYLENIPIVPLYFAKQRPVVERDGMLILVDDARLELKPGEQVQTKSVRFRTLGCYPLTAAVESTAATLPEIIQEMLLTRTSERQGRVIDHDSAGSMEKKKQEGYF